A section of the Festucalex cinctus isolate MCC-2025b chromosome 9, RoL_Fcin_1.0, whole genome shotgun sequence genome encodes:
- the LOC144026103 gene encoding D(1) dopamine receptor-like, which translates to MDFRNVTAAVDGGSSDEASSSRVLTGCFLSLLILTTLLGNTLVCAAVTKFRHLRTKVTNFFVISLAVSDLLVAILVMPWKAVSEIAGFWPFGSFCDTWVAFDIMCSTASILNLCVISLDRYWAISSPFRYERKMTPKVAFVMISAAWTLSVLISFIPVQLNWHKARTTSFGSLSSPSSTFLRSNVTSENCDSSLNRTYAISTSLISFYIPVAIMLVTYTQIYRIAQKQIRRISALERAAESAKNRHDSMGGGSSIADSESSFKMTFKRETKVLKTLSVIMGVFVCCWLPFFVLNCMVPFCEQSSGGEAFPCVSPTTFDVFVWFGWANSSLNPIIYAFNADFRKAFSILLGCHKQFPGGHNIETVSLNKK; encoded by the coding sequence ATGGATTTCAGGAACGTTACGGCGGCCGTCGACGGCGGCTCTTCGGACGAGGCTTCCTCGAGTCGAGTCCTGACCGGTTGTTTCCTCTCGCTGCTCATCCTCACCACGTTGCTGGGCAACACGCTGGTGTGCGCGGCCGTCACCAAGTTCCGCCACTTGCGCACCAAGGTCACCAACTTCTTTGTCATCTCGCTGGCTGTGTCCGACCTcttggtggccattttggtgATGCCTTGGAAGGCGGTGAGCGAGATCGCCGGTTTCTGGCCGTTCGGTTCCTTCTGCGACACCTGGGTGGCCTTCGACATCATGTGCTCGACGGCTTCCATTCTCAACCTGTGCGTGATCAGCCTGGACCGCTACTGGGCCATCTCCAGCCCCTTTCGCTACGAGCGTAAGATGACGCCCAAAGTGGCGTTTGTCATGATTAGCGCGGCGTGGACGCTGTCTGTCCTCATTTCCTTCATTCCGGTGCAGCTCAACTGGCACAAGGCTCGAACGACGTCTTTCGGTTCGCTCTCTTCTCCCTCGTCCACCTTTCTGAGATCAAACGTCACGTCGGAGAACTGTGACTCCAGCCTGAACAGGACCTACGCCATCTCCACCTCGCTCATTAGCTTCTACATCCCCGTCGCTATCATGCTAGTCACCTACACCCAAATCTACCGCATCGCGCAAAAGCAAATCCGGAGGATCTCCGCCTTGGAGCGGGCGGCCGAGAGCGCCAAGAACCGTCACGACAGCATGGGCGGAGGCTCCAGCATCGCCGATTCGGAGAGCTCCTTCAAGATGACCTTCAAGAGGGAGACCAAGGTGCTGAAAACGCTTTCCGTCATCATGGGCGTGTTCGTGTGCTGCTGGCTGCCGTTCTTCGTGCTCAACTGCATGGTGCCCTTCTGCGAGCAGTCGAGCGGAGGGGAGGCTTTCCCATGCGTCAGCCCCACCACCTTCGACGTGTTCGTGTGGTTCGGCTGGGCTAATTCCTCCCTCAACCCCATCATCTATGCCTTCAATGCAGATTTTCGCAAGGCCTTCTCCATCCTGCTGGGCTGCCACAAACAATTTCCAGGAGGCCACAACATCGAGACAGTTAgtctaaacaaaaaatga
- the LOC144026221 gene encoding uncharacterized protein LOC144026221, producing the protein MMKCVFALVLLLHFCYSADDCVNFNLRMEMIGRLDRLNKLYKTKPLFIASPDAVLMPSAEMCQNADFCVEVFSRELGTLLSNVTVHPKNENILTELKKNLQLLRPCFEQADHECEMEANAGALTPFKPYMTFLRKLNESKR; encoded by the exons ATGATGAAGTGCGTGTTTGCTCTTGTCTTGCTGCTGCATTTCTGCTACAGTGCTGACGACTGTGTCAACTTTAACCTGCGCATGGAGATGATTGGAAGGCTGGACAGGCTCAACAAACTCTACAAAACCAAACCACTCTTTATCGCATCT CCAGACGCCGTGCTGATGCCATCCGCAGAGATGTGCCAAAACGCG GATTTCTGTGTGGAGGTTTTCAGCCGAGAGCTGGGGACTCTTCTAAGTAATGTGACGGTACACCCCAAGAATGAGAACATCCTCACGGAGCTCAAGAAGAATCTGCAGCTTCTGAGGCCTTGTTTTGAACAG GCTGACCATGAGTGCGAAATGGAAGCGAACGCAGGAGCCCTGACGCCTTTCAAACCCTACATGACGTTCCTGAGGAAACTGAATGAAAGCAAAAGATAA